A window of Corallococcus macrosporus DSM 14697 contains these coding sequences:
- a CDS encoding MFS transporter, with translation MKTAAKLGLLSSLYLSQGLPFGFFTQALPVLLRHQGLSLPSIGLAHLLALPWALKFLWAPPMDRHGSARWGRRRGYILPLQCLSSGLLLALALPEGGLDTRLLMAAVLGVNLLAATQDVATDGLAVDLLSPAERGWGNGVQVAAYRVGMILGGGVMLAVFDAVGWRPTFLALGALLLVATVPIALYREPPTAPPLAQSLGLRWWLTRPGAGAWLTLLVAYKAGEALATGMLRTFLVDAGLSLTSIGWMLGGVGFTAGLVGALLGGGLVVRLGRRRALLVFGGLQAGAVLLYALAAKGPASLPLLTFVCGVEHVASGMATAAVFTAMMDACRPGHAATDYTVQASLVVLATGAAAALSGFSAQALGYAGHFTLAAALCAAGTLYAALTFHPPRSPSSEAAPEVS, from the coding sequence ATGAAGACGGCCGCCAAGCTGGGGCTGCTCTCCAGCCTCTACCTGTCGCAAGGGCTCCCCTTCGGCTTCTTCACCCAGGCCCTGCCGGTGCTGCTGCGCCACCAGGGCCTGTCCCTGCCCTCCATCGGCCTGGCCCACCTGCTGGCGCTGCCCTGGGCGCTCAAGTTCCTCTGGGCGCCGCCCATGGACCGGCATGGCTCGGCGAGGTGGGGGCGGCGGCGCGGCTACATCCTGCCGCTCCAGTGCCTGTCCTCGGGGCTCCTGCTCGCGCTCGCGTTGCCGGAGGGTGGCCTGGACACGCGGCTGCTCATGGCCGCGGTGCTGGGCGTCAACCTCCTGGCCGCCACGCAGGACGTGGCCACGGACGGCCTGGCCGTGGACCTGCTCTCGCCGGCCGAGCGCGGCTGGGGCAACGGCGTCCAGGTGGCGGCCTACCGCGTCGGGATGATTCTGGGCGGCGGGGTGATGCTCGCCGTCTTCGACGCGGTGGGCTGGCGCCCCACCTTCCTCGCGCTGGGCGCGCTGCTGCTCGTGGCCACCGTGCCCATCGCCCTCTACCGCGAGCCGCCCACCGCGCCGCCGCTCGCGCAGAGCCTGGGCCTGCGGTGGTGGCTGACGCGCCCGGGGGCCGGCGCGTGGCTCACGCTGCTCGTCGCCTACAAGGCGGGCGAAGCCCTGGCCACCGGCATGCTCCGCACCTTCCTGGTCGACGCGGGGCTGTCGCTGACGTCCATCGGCTGGATGCTGGGCGGCGTGGGCTTCACCGCGGGGCTCGTGGGCGCGCTGCTGGGGGGCGGCCTGGTGGTGCGGCTCGGAAGGCGGCGGGCGCTGCTCGTCTTCGGCGGACTCCAGGCTGGCGCGGTGCTGCTCTACGCCCTGGCGGCGAAGGGCCCCGCCTCCCTGCCCCTGCTCACCTTCGTCTGCGGGGTGGAGCACGTGGCCAGCGGCATGGCCACCGCGGCCGTCTTCACCGCGATGATGGACGCCTGCCGCCCGGGCCACGCCGCCACGGACTACACCGTGCAGGCCTCCCTGGTGGTGCTGGCCACGGGCGCCGCGGCGGCGCTGAGCGGCTTCAGCGCCCAGGCGTTGGGCTACGCCGGCCACTTCACGCTGGCCGCCGCCCTGTGCGCGGCGGGCACGCTGTACGCCGCCCTCACCTTCCACCCGCCCCGGAGCCCGAGCTCCGAGGCCGCTCCCGAGGTGTCGTGA
- the coaD gene encoding pantetheine-phosphate adenylyltransferase, whose translation MTIAVYAGSFDPVTAGHMSVVRQAARLFGHVVVVVAVNPDKQSLLSADERVALLREAVAHHPNVTVARTQGLIVDFARDIGASVLLRGVRGATDAQFETTLAQNNRVLAPELSTLFLPAEAHLAEVSSSGLKARVARGEDVSAFCPPAVAAKLRERLAPSLRSQP comes from the coding sequence ATGACCATCGCCGTCTACGCCGGCAGCTTCGACCCCGTCACGGCCGGCCACATGTCCGTCGTCCGTCAGGCGGCCCGCCTCTTCGGCCACGTCGTCGTGGTGGTGGCCGTCAACCCGGACAAGCAGAGCCTGCTGTCCGCCGATGAGCGCGTGGCCCTCCTGCGCGAGGCCGTGGCGCACCACCCCAACGTCACCGTGGCGCGCACGCAGGGGCTCATCGTCGACTTCGCGCGGGACATTGGCGCCAGCGTCCTGCTGCGCGGGGTGCGCGGCGCCACGGACGCCCAGTTCGAGACGACGCTGGCGCAGAACAACCGCGTGCTGGCCCCTGAACTGTCCACCCTCTTCCTCCCCGCCGAGGCCCACCTGGCCGAGGTGAGCAGCAGCGGACTCAAGGCCCGCGTGGCGCGCGGCGAGGACGTTTCCGCCTTCTGTCCGCCGGCCGTCGCGGCGAAGCTGCGGGAGCGACTCGCCCCTTCACTCCGGAGCCAACCTTGA
- a CDS encoding MBL fold metallo-hydrolase: MSLSFITLGIGDAFSALRYSSCLAVEAEDQVLLVDCPHPIRKMMREASESAGVPLDADRVSAVALTHLHADHASGLESLGYFSFFVLQRKLEVLAHPAVADRLWEGSLAAGMECLIEKRGEPPHARHFEDYFEHTPLSTESTVRHGPFLIESRMTYHHVPTTALRIHAGGRCLGYSADTAYDEGLIDWLSKADLIIHETNYGVHTPYEKLAALPAELRARMRLIHYPDDFDTGASVIEPLAQGRRYNV; the protein is encoded by the coding sequence TTGAGCCTGTCCTTCATCACCCTTGGCATCGGCGACGCCTTCTCCGCCCTGCGCTACTCGTCCTGCCTCGCCGTGGAGGCGGAGGACCAGGTGCTGCTGGTGGACTGCCCGCACCCCATCCGGAAGATGATGCGCGAGGCGTCCGAGTCCGCCGGCGTGCCCCTGGACGCGGACCGCGTCAGCGCCGTGGCCCTCACCCACCTGCACGCGGACCACGCGTCGGGCCTGGAGAGCCTGGGCTACTTCTCCTTCTTCGTGCTGCAGCGGAAGCTGGAGGTGCTGGCCCACCCCGCCGTCGCGGACCGGCTCTGGGAAGGCAGCCTGGCCGCGGGCATGGAGTGCCTCATCGAGAAGCGCGGGGAGCCGCCCCATGCCAGGCACTTCGAGGACTACTTCGAGCACACGCCGCTCTCCACCGAGTCCACCGTGCGCCACGGGCCCTTCCTCATCGAGAGCCGGATGACGTACCACCACGTGCCCACCACCGCGCTGCGCATCCACGCGGGGGGCCGCTGCCTGGGGTACAGCGCGGACACCGCCTATGACGAGGGCCTCATCGACTGGCTGTCGAAGGCCGACCTCATCATCCACGAGACGAACTACGGCGTGCACACGCCCTACGAGAAGCTGGCGGCGCTGCCTGCCGAGCTGCGCGCCCGGATGCGGCTCATCCACTACCCGGATGACTTCGACACCGGCGCGAGCGTCATCGAGCCGCTCGCGCAGGGCCGGCGCTACAACGTCTGA
- a CDS encoding alpha-amylase family glycosyl hydrolase: MRHSNRWSALLVAGVIAGCGESALEGQQGSTEETAVISQQLSSSTRPGMGATLYNGGVTFRTWAPMASRVFVSGDFNGWGTWIELGNEFNGNFSGDVPGAVKGQKYKFITRNQWGSDAWRADPRSAWQENSTGSSIIYDHGEYWWNAQQFSTPAFNEMVIYELHVGTFHDSPGWGPGNWNSAISKLDHVRDLGANMVKVMPAYEFAGDFSWGYNAAFPFAPESAYGHPNDMKRFVDEAHMRGIGVIFDVVHNHYGPSDLPMWCYSGDCLGSGGEYFYNDWRKSTPWGDTRPDYGRPEVRAYIRDSMMNLLHNFRGDGLRWDATKYMRTQNGSDATAIPDAWRVFRSINREINATQPWKISIAEDFGGGDSITNGSSSDTAGGADFDSQWGGDFVHAIRAAVIAQNDGSRDMNAVRSAITQRYSGRHTARVIYSESHDEVANGKARVPEEIWPGNAGSWAAKKRSTLAAGVVFTSPGIPMIFQGQEFLEDGYFQDTDPVDWGKNSTYGGIRTLYRDLIRYRRNWFNNTRGLRGGNVNVHHVNNTGKVIAYHRWENGGPGDDVVIVANFSGTYFPSYNIGFPRAGTWYARFNSDANVYSSDFGNTATVNTVAYSGAKDGMGHNASFAIGPYSLVIFSQ, encoded by the coding sequence ATGAGGCACAGCAACAGGTGGAGTGCGCTCCTGGTGGCCGGTGTGATTGCCGGCTGCGGGGAGTCCGCGCTCGAAGGGCAGCAAGGTTCCACGGAAGAGACGGCGGTCATCAGCCAGCAGCTCAGCTCGTCCACGCGGCCGGGCATGGGCGCCACCCTCTACAACGGCGGTGTCACGTTCCGAACCTGGGCGCCCATGGCGAGCCGGGTGTTCGTCTCCGGCGACTTCAACGGCTGGGGCACCTGGATTGAGCTGGGCAACGAGTTCAACGGCAACTTCTCCGGAGACGTCCCGGGCGCGGTGAAGGGCCAGAAGTACAAGTTCATCACCCGCAACCAGTGGGGCAGCGACGCGTGGCGGGCGGACCCCCGCTCGGCGTGGCAGGAGAACTCCACCGGCTCCAGCATCATCTACGACCACGGCGAGTACTGGTGGAACGCGCAGCAGTTCAGCACGCCCGCGTTCAACGAGATGGTCATCTACGAGCTGCACGTCGGCACGTTCCATGACTCGCCCGGCTGGGGCCCTGGCAACTGGAACAGCGCGATCTCCAAGCTCGACCACGTCCGTGACCTGGGCGCGAACATGGTCAAGGTCATGCCCGCGTACGAGTTCGCGGGTGACTTCTCCTGGGGCTACAACGCGGCCTTCCCGTTCGCGCCGGAGAGCGCCTACGGCCACCCCAACGACATGAAGCGCTTCGTGGACGAGGCGCACATGCGTGGCATCGGCGTCATCTTCGACGTGGTGCACAACCACTACGGCCCCAGCGACCTGCCCATGTGGTGCTACAGCGGCGACTGCCTGGGCTCCGGCGGCGAGTACTTCTACAACGACTGGCGCAAGAGCACGCCGTGGGGTGACACGCGTCCGGACTACGGCCGCCCCGAGGTTCGCGCGTACATCCGCGACTCCATGATGAACCTGCTCCACAACTTCCGCGGTGACGGCCTGCGCTGGGACGCCACCAAGTACATGCGCACGCAGAATGGCAGCGACGCCACCGCCATCCCCGACGCGTGGCGCGTGTTCCGCTCCATCAACCGCGAAATCAACGCCACGCAGCCCTGGAAGATCAGCATCGCGGAGGACTTCGGCGGCGGCGACTCCATCACCAACGGCTCCTCGTCCGACACCGCGGGCGGCGCGGACTTCGACTCGCAGTGGGGCGGCGACTTCGTGCACGCCATCCGCGCGGCCGTCATCGCGCAGAACGACGGCAGCCGTGACATGAACGCGGTGCGCAGCGCCATCACCCAGCGCTACAGCGGGCGGCACACGGCGCGCGTCATCTACTCGGAGAGCCACGACGAAGTGGCCAACGGCAAGGCGCGCGTGCCGGAGGAGATCTGGCCGGGCAACGCGGGGAGCTGGGCGGCCAAGAAGCGCTCCACGCTGGCGGCGGGCGTCGTCTTCACCTCGCCCGGCATCCCCATGATCTTCCAGGGCCAGGAGTTCCTCGAGGACGGCTACTTCCAGGACACGGACCCGGTGGACTGGGGCAAGAACAGCACCTACGGCGGCATCCGGACGCTGTACCGCGACCTCATCCGCTACCGCCGCAACTGGTTCAACAACACGCGCGGCCTGCGCGGTGGCAACGTCAACGTCCACCACGTGAACAACACCGGCAAGGTGATTGCGTACCACCGCTGGGAGAACGGCGGGCCCGGGGATGACGTCGTCATCGTCGCCAACTTCAGCGGCACGTACTTCCCCAGCTACAACATCGGGTTCCCGCGCGCGGGCACCTGGTACGCGCGCTTCAACAGCGACGCGAACGTGTACTCCAGCGACTTCGGCAACACGGCGACCGTCAACACCGTGGCCTACAGCGGCGCCAAGGATGGCATGGGGCACAACGCCTCGTTCGCCATCGGGCCCTACTCGCTGGTCATCTTCTCGCAGTAG